GGGTACCAACTCCTGCTGCTTTGTTAGCTGCATTCCTACACACAATGAAGCAGCTCAGTGCTTGGTACATAGGCACCTGGCATCACTGGGGGACCAGGGCTGCTTCCCCCTTCCCTTAGGAGCACATGGCATCCTTTCCCCAAGTACATCCCCTCCCTGAACTCTGGGtggatgcagagctgctgttccctccCTAACCGGGACCCCGGACCACACCCAGAGCAGGTGGGGCAGGACCCCTGGATGCTCTTGCTGCTCGAGAACAGAAGCAACTCACCCTCTTTGAAGGCTGGGCAGGATGATGGGGATTCCCTGTTCTGCAAAGCAATGAAAGAGCAAGTAAGGCTGTGGCTGGGATCTCAGGGATTCAGCCTGCCTGGtcctggagcagtgggacagCAAGGGCAGAgtgtccctggggatgggggaaaTGGCACAGGGTCCCAGGTTTGGACAAAGAGGAACAGggtcctggggctggaggggaagaTGGCACAGGATCCCAGGACCAGAGGAGCTGTTCGGACCCAGCAGCTTCTGCCCCAGGGCACACATGAATCAGCCAGCCCCGCAAGCATGCATTGAGGGCTGAAGCTGGTACCGAGGGTCTTGTCCGGGCAAGCTCGCAGTGCAAGGCCCTGTAAGACCAGAGCAAAGTCATCCCTGGCTCTCCTTTGCCCCCATCCCAGACCCCAGGAGGGCTCAGAGCAAAGGAGcatgtcccagctcctgctgccccacgGCAGCCCAAGGCACAGTGCACTCACGGTCACAGCGCCCTGAGGTGGCTGCTCTGTCCCGGGCACCAGAGCGGAAGGCAGGGCTGCCCATGCCGGCTCCGGGGAACCTTCCCGAGCACTGTCGCAGGCAGAATCGTCTTCGCAAAGCCCCTCTCCATAACACAAGCTGCCAGAAGGCTCTTCCTCTGAGCTCTCTGGCCTCCCCAGCCCTTCAGGCTTCTCCACAGCGGCTGGTTcctcctgagcctgcagcatctccaggtTGGTCCCAGTCAGGACATCAGAGTGGGCCAAGGGGGTCTCGGCACCAGCCTCGGGCAGTCCCCCCTCGTAGCACAGGAGGCTCAGCAGGTCCTCCCGGTCAGCTTCGGCGAAGAGCAGGCCGTGGCAGGGCCGGTCGCAGGCGGAGTGCTGCGGGCAGCAGGGACGCGTCGCCAGGCCCCGGCCCGTGGCCACGTGCAGCGGGCACGGCCGGCACCTGCCCGGGCActgcccgcggccccgccgggcaCCAGCGCCCGAGGGGGATGAcgagccctgctctggggcgGACGGGCAGTCACGGAAGTTGGGGTCGAGGGTCTCAAGCTGAGCCAGCAGTCCTTGGATCTCCGAGGGTTCGTCCTCCACATCCTCGGTCCACTCGGCCCTCGGtgcggggcgggagcggggctcGGGGGTCTCATCCAGCTCCATGCCCGCGGGGTCGGCGCTGCTGGGGGTCCGGGGCCGTCCCGTGCCCCGAGGGGCGCTCCCGGCGCCAGGCTCCCAGCGGGCAGAGCCCTGCGGCACTTCGGGCACCGCCTCCGCTTCCATCGCCCTTCCTGAGCCCCGGCACAGCTCGGTCCGTCCGCCCGCGCCTCCCGCTAGCTCCGGGGCAGCGGCGGGCCCGGGCCCCTCCGGTCCGGAGCCGCTGCCGGGCTGCGGGGCGATACGGGAGGGCTCCTCCGGCCGCTCGCCGcccccacagcacccaggggcTTCCGGTCCGTCCTCCGTCTCCATGGCCCGCGGCTCCGCGCTCTCATCGCTGCCGCCGCCGGCGGCATGGAGCGCAGCCGCCTGGAAGTCCATGGTGGTGCCGGTCTCCATGGGGCCGGCAGCCCGggaggggccggggccgggcgaACTCGGTCACTACCGGCGCctccggccgggccgggccgggccggtcCCGCCACCGTTTCCGTTCGCCCTGCGCAGGCGCGGCCACGGccccgccccgggcccgccgTGCCCCGCGCCCATGGCCGCCCGGGGGCTGCTGCGGGCAGCCGGAGTTTTGCTTCGCGCCCCGGCCCGCGGCTACGCCAAGAAACCCGGTGAGCCCCCCCTGGGCACCGGCCCCTATCCACGCTCCTCGGTCCTGATGCCGGTCCCGGTCCCGTCCGTCCCCCCGTCCGTACCCCCGTCCCTCCGTGCACCCGTCCCGCGCTTCTCGCCCCTGGTACAGGCCTTGCCCTGCCCGCGCTCCGGGCCCCGTGTCCCGGTCCCAGGGCCCTCCCTGGTGGTGCCGCCGGCCCAGCTCCATTCTTTGTGGCTCCCACTCTCACCCGGCCCCGGCCCCTGTTAGAGCCCCGCCGTCCCTTGCCCTCGAgtctccatcccttcccctgcTTGCGTCCTTCACCCCCGGCACACCCTCTGCCCTCACCCTACCCTCACCCTGCCTTAACTCTACCCTCGCCCTGCCCTTTTCTCCACAGCCGCAAAGTCCAAAGGCAAGGGTGTGCCGAAGGAGGCGTTGAAGGGGCCCGAGGTGTGCACCGACCCCACCATGCTCGCCACCCACGCCATGGGGGTCAACTACTTAAAGGAGGGTCCGGAGGTGGCCCTGAAGCCCGAGTCCGAGTACCCTGACTGGTGCGTGCTGCCTCACTCCCCTCTGTGTCCTAGAGGTGCCATCCCAGGGGCACAGAGCTATGTAAGAGAGACAGGGAAGTGTTCTGCGAGGAGGCAGACTGCCCCTCTTCAACCCAGACACCTTCCACAGGGTCAGGAGACGGGAGTGGCTGCACTGTGGATGTGGGGTGAGGGATCTGCACATCCTGGTCACTCATCTCCATTGCTCTGTCCTGCGCTTGTCCTTTTGTCCTCTTTCCCGCAGCCTCACACCCTCTGTATTCACCCCCAGGCTCTTTAAGATCCACCTTGGGCCCCCCAagaagctggaggagctggaccCCGACTCCCTCGAGTATTGGAGGCGCCTGCGGAAGTACAACACATGGCAGCGCAACAGGTTGAAGAAGGGCAAGAAGCTGTAGGTGCTGCTGAGCTTCGGGCTTGTGTGCCAGCACAAGTGGCACTGGGACCTGCCCTGGCTCTTAGTCTCTTCTCCTTGctgtaaataagaaataaatctttGGTGAGGCTGATACGTGTTTTTTTACTACAGAAGCTCAGGTTTTGGGTCTTAGGGAGAGCCCACACTGCTCACGGGTCCTGCTCCATCACTGCCTGTACCACGGCAGCTCGGGCTGAGGGCTCCATAGGGATGTTGGGTGGGGAATGACCCACCCATGTCACTGCGTCCTCGGCTGGTGGATCTCAGggtctgagcagcctgtgctccctggggctggaaggatGGGGGCCAggctttggcagtgctgtgggacagcaggCAAGGTGAGGCAGGGGACATGGTGGCCTGTTGCAGTGCCACCCCGACACcatgctttcctttcctcctccagcagcaggagcagtggtgCTGGGATGCCAGGGCTTGGCTGGGCTGCACAGTGAGGGCAGGGTCTTCCGCACAGCAACGGAGGCCTCACTGCTCTATCTCTGCTTCTCCTTGGGCAGCTTCTGCCTGACAAAGCCCAGCAGCTTCCCCTGGCCTCCATTCTGCACACCTGGCTGAGAGGTGCCACAGTCACCTCAGCTCACCTCCACCTTGGACTcgctgccctgcagctccttctgggCTCGAGTTGGCCTCTGGAGAAAAGAGGTGTCTGTGGGTTCCTGCAGTGAGGAAGGGACAGTGCAGCCTCTGCCTTGCCTGGCGGTGGCCCCGGTGCTGTGTGTCCTGTGACAGGGCtaggctgtgcccagctcccccGGGGCTGTGGGCGGGGGGTGGCAGCTCTGCGCCCATGTGCTGCACaacaggaaggaagagggagggaagcagaagtgctgtgctgcagcacggGGGTGATTTTGGGCTGAACCCTCATTTCCTCTGTGCGGGGCTCAGTGCACAGCCTGAGAGCTGATAAGGCTCGACCATACCCTGCGGAGAGTGCCCATCTCTGCTGGGCCTGCAGCTCACCCTCCCCTCACCACCCCCAGTGTGTccagatcccaaatccagcagcaggtgagcagacGGAGCACCTGGGTCCCTGTCCTCTGTCTTGGAGCCCCCTGCTTGGGTGAGTAtcacccagctgctctgggcagcttaGTCCTGGGGACAAGAGTCCTTCTGGGGGTGGGTTCTTGGGAAGGGAcctgaggggaggaggagggaactGCCCCGTCGAGATGGTTCGTGTCACACAAACCTTTTTCAGGATTCAGGGCAAGCTGAGCTGAGTCCCAGTCCCAAAACCCCCATGTACCCTATGCTGACCCCGCTGTAGGCCCCTCATGGTGGCTCCAGAACCACCTTGCAGAGGCCTGGTGACAGCaagggggctgctgctgccccactgTGGCCTCTGCCAGAAGGAGAGGGGTACTGGGGCCCCATTCTCTGTGGCACCTGAAAGGACAGGGAAGGTGATGGGGGCTATCCTCTCCTTCTAGTTTGTGGACCCCATTCCACAAAGGTCTCTTTCCTGGGGCCAGGCTAAAGTACCCTGGCTCCTTGCCCAAGGCTGGGGGGTGAGTGGAATCCCCTGCGCCACCCAGCTCGCAGAGTGGCAATGTGTGTCACTCCTGGCTGGCTGCCGGTGGCCAGATCCAGCAGCGCTGCCCAGCCAGGTCTCAGCACCTCCTCAGGCTCCTGACACCACGGATCTCGCTGCTCTCCTCTGAGtcaccctgtgcccagagcagtcCGGTGGGGCACGGGGCCTGGCACTCCGTCACCCACTGACAGCTCGTCCCCTCGGTGTCCCCAGGAGCGATGGGGGACTGGAGCATGCCCATCGGCTCGTTGGGCGAGGAAGTGGTGGCCCGGCTGTGCGAGCTGCTGGATAACGCCGGCCGGGGCTGGCGCAAGCTGGCGGAGCTGGCCGGGGCCGAGAAACGCTTCAGGTGCAGGTAGGCTGAGGGAGCCCTGCCGGGGGCTGTCCCCGACCGGGTtgccatgggcacagctctgccgGGGACTGAGAGGACGCACGGGTCTGTTCCCACCCGGGCTGGGCTCCCATCCGCCCCgagggagggggctggggctggggctctgaCGGCTGCGGGTGCTTGCAGCgttgaggagctggagatgtgCTCGCTGAAGGTGCTGGAGCCCCGCGGCAGCCCCAcacagtgcctgctgcagctcctggccgACCGCGACTGCACCCTCCGGTacctgctgggctgcctggagcGCATGGGGCACGAACAGGCCTGCCGGGTGCTCAGCTCTGCCGGTACGGACGGGCAGCGGGACCAGGGCATGCACGGAAGCCCCGGGGGCAGGGGCTCAGCAAGAGGAAATGGGCATGGGGGTGAAGAACAGCAGTTCTTGTTGGGGGTCTTGCTCTGGTAGCgaggtgctgggcaggcaggatggGGTGGGATAGATGCAACAGGATGAGATAGGATGGGATGTGCtctgatgggatgggatggcaagggatgggatgggatgggatggcaagggatgggatgggatggcatggcatggcatggcatggcatggcatggcatggggTAGGATGGGATGGGGTAGGATAGGATAGAGCAGAGTGGGATGGGATAGACTGAAACAAAATGAGATGTGTGGATGGGATAGCACTGAATATGCCAGTGGGACAAGGTGGGATGAGATGGCTGGGACAGGACAGAGGTGTGGGATgtgatgggatgggctgggagaggagaatCTGTGGTGGGTGGGGGTGAGGCAAGATAGGATGGGACTGGATGGTATGGGGTGGTGCAGGACAAGggggacagccagcccaggctggtcGCTCCTCTCCCGCAGTCCAGGATGTGATTCGCATCACGGTGCAGCCAGAGTCGCAGGTGGTGGCGGAGGGGACACAGGTGTCCCTGACCTGCTGTGCGACTGGCCCGCCAGGACTCGTGTACCAGTGGTTctgtgggaggcaggaggtgaGGTCCCACTGTGCCACATTGAGAAGGGCCCCTGCACCCTGGCTGTGATGAGGGATCCTCGTGGGTGAGGGAGCACATTTTCCCTTGGCCTCCTCTTGTCTTGTAGGTGCCTGGAGCCACATTCCCAAAGCTGGTGATCGACACAGCAACTCCTGCAAGCCAGTGGTACATCTGCCGGGTGAACTGTGGGGCCACCTTCACCTTCTCTAGGTGGGCTCATGTGCAGGTGGagaagagcagccccagctcaggtgGGTCTTGAgatctctgtccctgggctggcagctaAGGGGCACTACTTGCCTGATTGGGATATCTCCTGCAGGGCACCTCTTGCCCCATCAGGACAGGGATGGGTCCTGAGTGGTATCATTTGTCATGTAAggccctggctgagctgtgaaGGTCTCTGGGCTTGCTGCGGTGATGGTGCCCACAGAGGAGTCACATGCTCTCCTCATGCCTGCTGCCTCATGGGTGccagaggctgtggctgcagaacCTGGGGcctggagcagtgctgcagagtgCTTCCATGGCTGGGTGCCTAATTCgccacccttcccttccccagccagtgGCTACTGCCCGAgcatggcagggctgcagatCCTGCGGCAGCCGCGGCCGTGCCGCCTGGCTGAGGGGGACACACTGGTGCTGGAGTGCAGAGCCATTGGCAACCCCCCACCCCAGTACCAGTGGTTCAGGAACCGGCGCCCCGTGGAAGGGGCACAGGCACCCCAGTTCCAGGTATCGAGGGACCTCTGacatggcatggcatggcataGCACGGCACAGTGTGCCACAGTGCAGTGTGGTCTGGCACACtgccccagcctcctgctctgctctgctggcaggtgaAGCTGGTGACAACAGCCGAGCGGGGCAGCTACTCCTGCCATGTGTTCAACCTTTTCCACGAGGTGTGGAGCCAGGAGGTGGACGTGGAGATTGGTGAGGGCCCCAGAAAAACCTCTGTGACCCCCGCCTGGTCTGTTCCCAGGAAAGCCCTCATGGCTGCATAGTTTTGGGGGGACTGCAGCCCATGCTGGGATGATGATGTCATACAAATGGGTCCCTGACATCCCCTCTGCCACAGGCCCACGGCTCTTCACCTCTggaggctcctggcaggagggggaTGGAGGTAGGTGGGAGCAGAGTGGAcaggtctgtgctgctctgcccaccaTGCTCCCCTGGCACTGAAGGACCATGGCACAGCACTTCTCTCTTCCCAGGCTCCCAAGAGCATGGCAGCCCTGGACAGCTGTATGGTAAGAGCctgcccaggaggggctggtggccctggggggCTCTGACTGTTTCCGGTGTCACCACTGTCACCGCATAAGGCTTTACTTGGCCAGGAATGCATTGGGTGCAGCATACTGGAAAAGTGAaacagcagcccagccccaatCTGAATTAGGAGAGCAGATCAGCACCTTAACCCTCAATCCAAATCCCCAGCCCTAGCCCTCACCCATAACCTGAGGGTTCAGGGATCAGTGAGGCAGGGATGCCATAGGGTACCTTGGTACCCAGGGACCATGATGCTGGCCAGAGCTGGGTGTCACCTCggtgggctgtgggcagcacgGAGAGCAGGTGTGTCCCCTCAGTAGCAACACCTCCCTCTCCCATCCTTGCAGCCACGGACAAAGTGGCGCTGCTGATTGGCAACATGCACTACCTGTACCACAAGCAGCTGCAGGCGCCCATCGTGGATGTTCACGCCCTTGGtgccctcctgtgccagctcaaCTTCAAGGTGGTGTCACTGCTGGACCTGCGCAAGGCTGAGATGCAGATGGCCGTCGACgagttcctcctcctccttgaCAAGGGTGTCTATGGTGCGACAGCACCCGCCAGGGTAGCTCCAGCCCAGGGGGAGCTGGGTGGTTTTATGCGGTGGAGTCTTTGGGTGCAGCCAGGCGAGAAGCAGGTGCTGGCAGGTCAGGGGATGTCACCAGGTTACCTGCCCTCTGTTCCCCCAGCAGGTTTGCTCTACTATGCCGGGCATGGCTATGAAAATTTTGGCAACAGCTTCATGGTGCCCATTGACGCGCCCAGCGCCTACACGTCAGAGCACTGCCTGTGCGTGCAacaggtgctgcaggagatgcagcaGCGCCACACTGGCCTCAACATCTTCCTGCTTGACATGTGCCGCAAGAGgtgacccagccctgccacccacCTGGGGACCAGCTGCCGCGTGGGGAGAGCCAGCACAGAGACCTGTTGGTGGTGGCTCCTGGGGGCGGGTAGTGGGGCACCCCCAGGGTGCCATCTAAACCCATTGTCTTTGTCTAAATGCCCCAAGACTTCACTGCCCCTGTGAGCTAGCAAACCCTGTAGTgggtgggcagagggacacagagcagccctcAAGGTCTGGTGtgctttggggtgggttttgAGGGGGGACAGGTTCTCACTCTGTCCAGCTTCTCTTCTCTTGCAGGAACCTCAATGATGACATCATCCCGCAGGTTGGGGCGCTGGAGGTCACGGCCAACATCGTCTTTGGCTATGCCACGTGGGTCCCCTCCCAccatcccctggcacaggcagtggGGCTGAGTCTCCCTGCCTAGCTTAGGGGCTCAGACCCCCATGGCTGCATCCGTCCACCCTTGATGCTGAAAGGGTTGGGCAAGCGGCAGCCCCCAGTCCctcacagggcagggaggtgcccATGACACTGCTTGTCTTTGGGCAGCACCTGCTGCCGTGAAGCTCCAAGACTCCTCCAGAGCACAGGGGTTTGGGCTGGTGATGCTTTAAGCATCTGGGATCTGGCCATGCTCTCACCTGTCCCTAGCACAGTGGCCAGATGGTGTGATAGGAACAGGAAGAGTGCTGGAcactcagctctgccttccttAGGGCTGTCATCCTGTTGGGGGCCAGTTCCCAGGGAGTGCCAGACCCCATGACAGATCCAATCACTGCCCTGTCCCCGCAGGTGTGCGGATGCCGAAGCCTATGAGCTGAGCCAGGATGAGCTCTCCAATGGCATCTTCGTCACCTTCCTCAAGCgctggctgctggaggatgAGAAGATCACGGTGCTGCTGGACAAGGTGGCCGAGGGTGAGTGAGGAGCAGTGGGGAACAATGACCCCCCTGGTAGCCCCTGCCAAcgccctgtgcccctgcagaCATGGGCACTCTGGAGATCACACGGGGCCGGCAGGCACTGGAGCTCCGCAGCAACCTCTCAGAGAGACGGGCTCTGACAGACCCCATCCGCCCCCCAGGCCAGGATGAGTCCTCTGCCAGGAACCTGCAGTGGGCCAAGGCTCACGGTGAGTCATGGCCACCCTGTCCCAAGCTGGCATCTAGAGgggggacagccccaggagcagagagagacTGTGAACATCTGCTGGGTTCCTCCCACCTGGAGGAGaaactgccagcacagagccaccagCTGGGAGACAGCAACAACTTGttggcagccctgctctggggtgacCCAGCGACCACCTCACCTGTGGGtacagctccagccctgagcccctgcaggTCCCAGACCtgtgctccctgtcccctccccagtccTGCCGGAGAGCCGGCACCTCTGCTTTGACTGTGGTGTCACCAtccagctgggctttgctgccGAGTTCTCCAATATTATGATCATCTACACACGTGTGGTGGCTGCCCCCAAGGACATCACCAAGTGTGAGGCCCGGCTCACTGATATTCCTgaggtgggagcagctgctgaagccCCCACCAGGGCAACGCTGGGGAACGGGGGGAAAGCTGTGGTGGTCTTCACGTGGATGCCGtcatggcaggagctggatgtGGACCTCAAGTGCACCAATaaggagagcccagaggagctgggcagcccGCTGGCACCCGTCTGGAGCCTtggctgcccctcctgctgcctctaCAGCCGGATCTGTGGCTTGCAGAAGCTGCAGGTAAGAGCCATAGCGAGCGGGGGCCGGTGTTGGGAGCACAACGTGACCATGGCCGTGCTAGGGCAGGAGCCCATGGagctggtgtccctgcagcaggagctggcctTCACCGTGTGCCTGCAGTACCGCTACCAGGGCATGGATGACTTTGTGGAGGAGCGGCAGCGGGTCAACGTGGGGAGGCCGCTCATTGCCAAGCTCAACCTGCAGTGGGTGGCCCCCCCCTCACCAGCCCACagccccctctgcccctctgcccccggGAGCTGGGGGGTAGGGGAGAGCTCATGGGTCAACACTCCTGAGGAGAACCTGAGCCCCGAGGGCCCCACCCTGTAGAGGGACAGTGAGGCCCCAACCCCATCACCGCAGTTCCCTGGCACCatgcctgtcctgctgggggGCCAGGGCATGGACAGGGTGCAGGTGACATGCACAGAGGCTGGCCTCCATCCTGGCCTCTGCCAAGGGGTGCAGgtctcacagcacagcacaacagAGACTGTAGGCTCCAGGTGCATGTCTCTGGcatggcagtgccaccccccCATTCCTGGGAATGGCAATGCCACccccacatccctgggcagtgccagccccacgtccctgggcagtgccagccccacatGCCAGGCCACCACCAGACAGTGCAGGGGCAGAGTGCCAGAGACCACAGCTCAGTGGGCTCGAGGCGTCGTGCCAGGGCAGGGCTAGGTTCATTCAGGCCTGGGAGAAATAGAGAGAAATAAGCAGCTTAGGGGGCAAATCCCGCGGGAGGAGATTACAGGGGTGGGAGCTCCCCTACAGGGGAGGGCTCCTGCTCGGCCACGAGGGGGTGGGAGCACCCCCTGGTACCCCCAGcgctcccagcagcacccactcCTCACAGTACAGCCCCAGGAACCAGCCCCATCTGGGCAGTGAGCAATTTCAGGACAGGATTGGAAtctaagggggaaaaaaaaatccctttttgctTGAATTTTTCCCACACAAACTCCCACATGCTGGGGCGGGCTCCAGTGGGTATCCACCGGGGAAAGCACCAATAAAGTGATCCGGGCAGGCGGCTCGGTGCTTCTGCGCCCTCCCTGCGTTTAAATGGCATTGTTGGGGTCGGAAACCTCGCCCGTTCCTGCAGGGAGTGCAGCGCAGCACCGGGCGCACCCGCGGGAGGGAAGGAGGGTACGAAGTGCGGGTACCCCGACATTCTCATTTCCATCATTCACACAACCCCCACCGCCAAGGAGCCGGGGCGGCGCATCCATCCTGCTGCCGGGGCCCCTCCGCGCTCTCGGGCAGCAGTtgcggggccggcccgggggAGCACCTTCGCCCCAATTAGGCTCCGATCAAACGAGCCGGGGGTGCGGCGCTGCCGCTCCCAGCGCCAGCCGGCCTTTGTTGGCGCTCGGGAGGCCGAGGGGTGCCCCGGGCTGGCGCCAGCCTCGGCAATTATGTCATGTGAAAAGCGCAGCCCCCATTGAGCGCGTCCCGTCCCCCGGATCAAACCCCATTACTTCCGCAGCCGTTGCTTCATTATCTGCCGGCCGGAGCTCGCCTCGGCCGGGGCGCTTCGCCCCATTAGCCGGGCCGGGGAACCGGGGAGCATCGATTATGCGTTTAATGGGTTGTTAAAGGTTTAATTGTCGCTAACGAAACAGacgagcagcagcagccggagGACGGGGCACAAGGAGAAGGGTCTCGCTGGGGTCAGTGCCTCGCCTGGCCCGCTGGCATCCCGGCCAGACCCGCCCGACCCCGGGGCTCTGGAGACGTCAGAGTCCGGCCCCGGGGCGTTTGGATCGGGGTGAGAGCCCGGGCTGGGCGCACTGCAGGCGGGGACGCTGGCACTGGGCGGGGTCTGGGCCAGGGGCGCGCggtggggatggggctgccgcagcacagccctggctggggactCCTGTCAGGTCCGGAGTGGGATGATTTTCTGGGGAAAACCTTTGGTGGGGGGTGGGTTGTCCCTCATTCGGCTCCTCCAGGGACTGGGGCACCCCAGGAACCTAGGACACTTCAGGGCATCCCAGGGACCCGGGACACTCACTCACCCAGGAATAAGCCCCCCTGTcttgctgtcccagctgtgcttaACACCTCAAAGCCACTCTGGGCTCAGCCATGTGCTGGGGCCATGCTGGCCTTTCCCATCggtgaggctgctgctgccccgaGCTCCAGCGGGTGGGCAGATGGgacagagcagcaaagctgctctggggacCCCTGAGGACATGGCACCTTGTCACCaccccccagctcccacctggcaAAGAACACTGGCAAGGGGTAAGCCAGGTGTGGTGTGCCCCAAGAACCCTGTTGTGGTGAGCCCAGGGCTCACAGCCGGCCGCCTCCTCTCACCAGGGCTCTCCCGGGTCCCTCTGCTGCCCATCCTCCCCCCAGCACAATTCCAGCAGCCCTCAGCCACTGGTGCCTCTGGGAGTGTTGGGGCGgggggcactgggcacagcccccaAGGGAGTGTCGAGCAGGGGACCTGTGACAAGCTGTTGCAGCCACGGAGCAGCACAAGCCAGTCCCAGGTCACCTGTACCTGGacctggcccagccctgcacacagcattccgagggagcagggcaggagggtgcACAGGGATGGTGCTCCTGTGCCCCCATGGAAAGCTCCTTTCTGGCAGAGGCTTGGCAGCCACGCCGTGCTAAGGAGGGCACGGCCCGAccgcggccccgcagccccgaCTCCAGCATGCAGCAGCCATCCAGCTTATCTCTTTACTCACAATACACCCGTGCTCTCGGCACACCTCCTGGCATGACCAGCAGTGTGCCCCAATGCAGCTAAAACATCCCACCAAGTACTCCCTACAAAACTAGAGCtttctgttcagttttgtttaaatctgaagcattaaaaaaaaattaataataacagAAAGGGGAGGGGGTGTGGAGAAAGGAGGTGTCTAGCTGGGGTGTGGTGGGTGGCCCACTGGCACAGTGGGATGCCTGAGCCTCAGCCAGGTCCTCAGGTGATGTTGGTGCCTTGGAGAGGCAAAGGAGCTTTCCTGGAGTGCTTCCCCCCCAGCTGTGGGGCCCTGCCAACACCCCGACTTGCTCCCCTGACACCACCAGTGCTGGGTCAGTGTGGGGAAGAGACAGCCTGGCATCCCTGCCTGGTGCCAGCTTTGGTCCTGCTGAGCACCTCCTGTCCTCCCTCGCCCGCCGTGGGGCCGAGCCAGCGCCGGGGCAGGAGTGGCAGCTGGGGAGCTCGGAGGGGAGCGTTCATCAAATGGGCTGCCAGGTCTTGTCAATGGTCTGAATGTGCTCCTTGGCTTTCATGCGGAGCGAGGCGATGCTGGAGTTCCTCTGGTCCACCTCCTCCAGCGGGTACTTGTCCACAAAGGGGGTGCTGCACTGGTAGGGTGCGGGGGCCATAGGCTGCATGCCCTGCGCCATTGGCGGGGGGGTGTTGAGGAAGGAGTGCCCAGCAtaggggggctgcagggcctggggggCTCCCATGAAGCCGGGGATGCTGTGGACTGTGGTGGCACTGGAGATGGGGGACGTCAGCCATGGGTCCAGTGGGAGGGAGTTGC
This genomic stretch from Serinus canaria isolate serCan28SL12 chromosome 28, serCan2020, whole genome shotgun sequence harbors:
- the LOC103821978 gene encoding LOW QUALITY PROTEIN: mucosa-associated lymphoid tissue lymphoma translocation protein 1-like (The sequence of the model RefSeq protein was modified relative to this genomic sequence to represent the inferred CDS: inserted 3 bases in 2 codons), whose translation is MGDWSMPIGSLGEEVVARLCELLDNAGRGWRKLAELAGAEKRFRCSVEELEMCSLKVLEPRGSPTQCLLQLLADRDCTLRYLLGCLERMGHEQACRVLSSAVQDVIRITVQPESQVVAEGTQVSLTCCATGPPGLVYQWFCGRQEVPGATFPKLVIDTATPASQWYICRVNCGATFTFSRWAHVQVEKSSPSSASGYCPSMAGLQILRQPRPCRLAEGDTLVLECRAIGNPPPQYQWFRNRRPVEGAQAPQFQVKLVTTAERGSYSCHVFNLFHEVWSQEVDVEIGPRLFTSGGSWQEGDGGSQEHGSPGQLYATDKVALLIGNMHYLYHKQLQAPIVDVHALGALLCQLNFKVVSLLDLRKAEMQMAVDEFLLLLDKGVYGATAPARVAPAQGELGGFMXVESLGAARREAGAGRSGDVTRLPXPSVPPAGLLYYAGHGYENFGNSFMVPIDAPSAYTSEHCLCVQQVLQEMQQRHTGLNIFLLDMCRKRNLNDDIIPQVGALEVTANIVFGYATCADAEAYELSQDELSNGIFVTFLKRWLLEDEKITVLLDKVAEDMGTLEITRGRQALELRSNLSERRALTDPIRPPGQDESSARNLQWAKAHVLPESRHLCFDCGVTIQLGFAAEFSNIMIIYTRVVAAPKDITKCEARLTDIPEELDVDLKCTNKESPEELGSPLAPVWSLGCPSCCLYSRICGLQKLQQELAFTVCLQYRYQGMDDFVEERQRVNVGRPLIAKLNLQWVAPPSPAHSPLCPSAPGSWGVGESSWVNTPEENLSPEGPTL